The Actinopolyspora erythraea genome has a segment encoding these proteins:
- a CDS encoding ScbR family autoregulator-binding transcription factor yields the protein MAQPKQERALHTRSQIIRAAAEVFNEYNFAEASLSKIVSRAGVTMGAIYFHFSSKEELAKAVMSEQAADVPLPHGEDGLQKLIDITIDMAHQLQHNVLLRAGVRLAVEQGAFGVTDDAAYVLWIERLREQLVAASERGELLPTIEVDEFARVLVGAYTGTQLLSQITTGHTDLPERITNLWRYLLPGVAAPGVISQLRLGPRTAEQEL from the coding sequence GTGGCCCAACCGAAGCAGGAACGCGCCCTGCACACACGTTCCCAGATCATCCGTGCGGCAGCGGAGGTGTTCAACGAGTACAACTTCGCCGAGGCCAGCCTCAGCAAGATCGTCAGCCGTGCCGGAGTGACGATGGGCGCGATCTACTTCCACTTCTCGTCGAAGGAGGAGCTGGCCAAGGCGGTCATGTCCGAACAGGCCGCGGACGTGCCCCTGCCCCACGGTGAGGACGGGTTGCAGAAACTCATCGACATCACCATCGACATGGCTCACCAGCTGCAGCACAACGTCTTACTGCGCGCCGGTGTCCGACTGGCCGTGGAGCAGGGCGCCTTCGGCGTCACCGACGACGCGGCCTATGTGCTGTGGATCGAGCGACTGCGGGAGCAACTCGTCGCCGCCAGCGAGCGGGGGGAGCTGCTGCCCACCATCGAAGTGGACGAATTCGCGCGCGTACTGGTCGGGGCTTACACCGGTACCCAGCTGCTGTCCCAGATCACCACGGGACACACCGACCTTCCCGAACGCATCACCAACCTGTGGCGCTATCTGCTGCCCGGGGTGGCAGCTCCCGGGGTGATCTCCCAACTGAGGTTGGGACCGCGCACTGCCGAACAGGAGCTGTGA
- a CDS encoding macrolide family glycosyltransferase: MSRHFAFLAPPFDGHVNPTLPLVEELCRRGHRVSYATGQRSLDTVEASGARGVDTLVESSLPSTQSFDEITVETLTQLMHMMLDHARDSLPVLRRHFAEDPPEAVCYDMMSLGGPMLAEMLGVPAVALLPSFAANERFSLMRYFLPEDFDPDHPALREVATRRRELADQFEVSAPDSMLSATPAELNLVFVPYQFQPAADTFDERFRFLGPSLGSRGRGDSFTPRDDQAPLLFISLGTTFNDRPDFYRACLRAFGDSGWQVAMSVGDRIDPEELSPLPANFDVRPRFPQIEVLRHADVFLSHAGMNSTMESLYHGVPLVTCPQMAEQRANAGQAEKLGLARRLPEGADAATLRKTVDDVAGDERMRATVAATAAGIRGGGGAVAGVDALEAHVAR; encoded by the coding sequence ATGTCCCGCCATTTCGCGTTCCTCGCGCCGCCGTTCGACGGGCACGTGAACCCGACCCTTCCACTGGTGGAGGAACTGTGCCGTCGTGGTCACCGGGTCAGCTACGCCACCGGACAACGCAGCCTGGATACCGTGGAAGCCAGCGGCGCGCGGGGGGTCGACACCCTCGTGGAGTCTTCCCTGCCGTCGACGCAGTCGTTCGACGAGATCACGGTCGAGACGCTGACCCAGCTGATGCACATGATGCTCGACCACGCCCGGGACAGCCTTCCGGTGTTGCGGCGGCACTTCGCCGAGGACCCGCCGGAAGCCGTGTGCTACGACATGATGAGCCTGGGTGGGCCGATGCTCGCCGAGATGCTGGGAGTGCCGGCCGTGGCGCTGCTTCCCAGCTTCGCCGCCAACGAGCGTTTCTCGCTGATGCGGTACTTCCTGCCGGAGGACTTCGACCCGGACCACCCGGCCTTACGGGAGGTCGCCACCAGGCGCCGCGAACTGGCCGACCAGTTCGAAGTGTCGGCTCCGGACTCGATGTTGTCGGCCACCCCGGCCGAGCTGAACCTGGTTTTCGTGCCGTACCAGTTCCAACCCGCGGCTGATACCTTCGACGAACGTTTCCGCTTCCTCGGGCCCTCGTTGGGAAGCCGGGGGCGGGGCGACTCCTTCACACCGCGCGACGACCAGGCACCGCTGCTGTTCATCTCGCTGGGTACCACGTTCAACGACCGCCCCGATTTCTACCGCGCGTGCCTGCGCGCCTTCGGCGACAGTGGGTGGCAGGTGGCGATGTCGGTCGGCGACCGGATCGATCCGGAAGAGCTGAGCCCGCTGCCCGCCAACTTCGACGTGCGCCCCCGGTTTCCGCAGATCGAGGTGCTGCGGCACGCCGACGTGTTCCTGTCACACGCGGGAATGAACTCCACGATGGAGTCGCTGTACCACGGGGTGCCGCTGGTGACCTGCCCGCAGATGGCCGAACAGCGGGCCAACGCCGGGCAGGCCGAGAAGCTGGGGCTGGCCCGGAGGCTGCCCGAGGGGGCCGATGCCGCCACGCTGCGCAAGACGGTCGACGACGTCGCCGGGGACGAGCGGATGCGTGCCACGGTGGCCGCCACCGCCGCGGGAATACGGGGCGGCGGTGGCGCCGTGGCCGGAGTCGACGCGCTGGAAGCGCACGTGGCACGGTGA
- a CDS encoding TIGR03086 family metal-binding protein, protein MSYYLLRTARDFAAANMASVAHSDTTGNTTCDRWTLRHLVNHVIATTEVLGRVSRGEPISPEDIAPDTTAERGYSGADPVAAFHRVSDPLVRMYQQISSSERLTCTLLQLPRPPAPLFVSLCLLEWSVHGWDIGRSTGRTARIPVPLAETVLPFATRIGAGMPHQLPSFAEPTDAPPDASADERLLAFLGRSPRQGDETTTELADDTAVLMSHEEDR, encoded by the coding sequence ATGTCGTACTACCTGCTGCGGACCGCCCGGGATTTCGCCGCGGCGAACATGGCGAGCGTGGCGCACTCCGACACCACCGGGAACACGACGTGTGACAGGTGGACACTGCGGCATCTGGTCAACCATGTGATCGCGACAACCGAGGTACTCGGACGCGTGAGCAGAGGCGAGCCGATCAGCCCGGAAGACATCGCCCCTGACACCACGGCGGAACGCGGCTACTCCGGCGCGGATCCAGTGGCCGCTTTCCACCGCGTCTCGGATCCGCTCGTGAGGATGTACCAGCAGATCAGTTCCTCCGAACGCCTGACCTGCACACTCCTGCAGCTGCCTCGGCCTCCCGCACCGCTGTTCGTGTCCCTGTGCCTGCTCGAGTGGTCGGTACACGGCTGGGACATCGGGCGTAGCACCGGTCGAACCGCACGGATCCCGGTGCCTCTCGCCGAGACGGTGTTGCCCTTCGCCACGCGGATCGGCGCAGGCATGCCGCATCAACTGCCCAGTTTCGCCGAACCGACCGACGCTCCCCCTGATGCAAGCGCGGACGAACGACTGCTCGCCTTCCTGGGACGCAGCCCCCGGCAGGGGGACGAAACCACGACCGAACTCGCTGACGACACCGCGGTTCTCATGTCTCACGAGGAGGACAGATGA
- a CDS encoding acyltransferase domain-containing protein, translating into MSDHTAILFPGQGAYLPGVLANAADHAGVRPVLEEIDRTAAEYGHTAVSPLVLSSDAADLDTLVSRPSELSLAIFAASLGVYELFKAAEVPGDVLVGHSIGEITALAAAGVVSVRDATRMLCWRHRLLDSAALPDGGMLAVKAGAQRVVHLVGTVDDWSLAIAADNSPHEAVVSGSERGLRELERVAEAVGLKTTRLASAYPFHNPMFAPVAKRLTEVLDTIVDHDPWPRIYSPMLERYLTGPQDVRELYAGHLHRPVNFLQATRTLSDRGISVFVEGGPRQTLTALVGQTIPGVRALAPLSRRTSATDVIEQIRTTAEAEAWSTEPSGDSVPPPPEQPPVPETPAEDAGASASGIPAESDGASLPPKQDLAAQLRQLFADSVGYPTDVFTEDADLEADLGISSVKQVELLTRVLDQYDVPNPPNNIRMRAYSTLPRLAELLHLLAAGEPVESR; encoded by the coding sequence ATGAGCGATCACACGGCGATCCTCTTCCCCGGCCAGGGCGCCTACCTGCCGGGAGTGCTCGCCAACGCCGCCGACCATGCCGGAGTACGGCCGGTACTCGAGGAGATCGACCGCACCGCTGCCGAGTACGGACACACCGCGGTGAGTCCGCTGGTGCTCAGCTCGGACGCCGCGGATCTGGATACTTTGGTTTCGCGCCCCTCCGAGCTTTCCCTGGCGATTTTCGCGGCATCGCTGGGTGTCTACGAACTGTTCAAGGCAGCGGAAGTGCCCGGTGACGTTCTGGTGGGGCACAGCATCGGGGAAATCACCGCGCTGGCCGCCGCCGGTGTGGTGTCAGTGCGGGATGCCACGCGCATGCTGTGCTGGCGCCACCGGCTGTTGGACAGCGCCGCACTGCCGGACGGAGGAATGCTCGCGGTCAAGGCCGGGGCGCAGCGGGTCGTGCACCTGGTCGGCACGGTGGATGACTGGTCGCTGGCCATCGCCGCGGACAACTCGCCCCACGAGGCCGTCGTGTCCGGCTCGGAGCGGGGGCTGCGAGAACTCGAACGGGTGGCGGAGGCGGTCGGGCTGAAAACGACTCGGCTGGCCAGCGCCTACCCGTTCCACAACCCGATGTTCGCTCCGGTCGCCAAACGACTCACCGAGGTACTGGACACCATCGTTGATCATGACCCGTGGCCGAGGATCTATTCACCGATGCTGGAACGCTACCTGACCGGTCCGCAGGATGTGCGTGAGCTGTACGCGGGCCACCTGCACCGGCCCGTGAACTTCCTGCAAGCCACGCGCACCCTGTCCGACCGGGGCATATCGGTGTTCGTGGAGGGAGGTCCCCGGCAGACACTGACCGCCCTCGTCGGCCAGACCATACCCGGGGTGCGCGCCCTGGCGCCGCTGAGCCGCCGGACCTCGGCGACAGACGTCATCGAGCAAATCCGCACAACAGCCGAGGCGGAGGCGTGGAGCACCGAACCGTCCGGCGACAGCGTCCCACCGCCTCCCGAGCAACCACCAGTCCCGGAAACGCCCGCCGAGGACGCCGGCGCGTCCGCCAGCGGGATTCCCGCCGAAAGCGACGGCGCATCCCTTCCTCCGAAACAGGACTTAGCGGCACAGCTGCGGCAGCTGTTCGCCGACTCCGTGGGCTATCCCACTGACGTGTTCACCGAGGACGCCGATCTGGAGGCCGACCTGGGGATCTCCTCGGTCAAACAGGTCGAGCTGCTCACCAGGGTGCTGGACCAGTACGACGTGCCCAATCCGCCGAACAACATTCGGATGCGGGCGTATTCGACCCTTCCCCGGCTGGCCGAGTTGTTGCACCTGCTGGCGGCCGGAGAACCGGTCGAAAGCCGCTGA
- a CDS encoding SDR family oxidoreductase: MITDFTGKVVLVTGGAKGVGGAISTVFARSGAHVIVNYFHSADEARELVSTINDDTPGSAETLRASVARRADVAEMFAEVRHRHAGLDVLVNNAARGAMESIGRTEDAEWSRVLDVDLHGTRWCVEHAVPLLETRGGGAVISLSAIAAQYAFGNFAPGGAAKAAMESLSRHLAAELAPARIRVNVVSSGLLDNDTLPLFPDSDRMAATITAGTPLGRLSTEDDLAGATLFLASPLAAGITGQTLVVDGGLTLFNASLSPPRNGPPAWTTTSPARQRGLLPATRETPTKDVETDNKAEPTTAGEPARNRSPQRDRTAEDRLVAVVGTGLVAPGANGPEEFWNLLDQPEDAFGEPPRFNVDHIHSADPDAEDKGYSRLFGFIHDFQPHPTLAAELAEEHWSRRDLAPLFLRHALLQAREGITIGRDTRCGLYAGAWTGSSHSLEDSLLVHAGARGAAARLSGDGNEERLREVLRRHFRHASTRPRSCLPDTVLRTAMSGLLPESSDTLAVDTACSSSLYAVDIGVKNLLSGRCDLAMCGGTGTADRRVMVLFSKLRGLSRTGEVRAFDADATGVLFSECAGIVALKRLSDARDDGDEVLGVLTGFGGASDGSGQAIAAPSETGQGLAIDRARTVNKTSDEDVGWVVGHGTGTVAGDTVELRTLAHRSRAGGLPVTSNKSLAGHGGWSAGVLSLVHALLGLRHNRIPAQQHFGTLPPEVPADKIAVPTTDVTWNDNPDSPGVVGVSGFGFGGTNAHQLVRAPELPSTEPLPSSGPSPIEDEMVLVAWSAHLPGHPDHDTVRRWLTGGGHAPPRTFGEEYPLPPVPVRRLPDATARSIDRCQLMALEVAHRFTSEHGELWAEHRDTTGVIAAHMGPPRAMADYTLRVGTDELLAAVRWASDRPEEDEQAMREFLRAHRETVPASNEESMPGVMTNIVASRIPNRFDLHGPSMTVDAGHASTLAALDVAGQYLSTGELDLALVLGANGNTTPEMAEIAELPQHQLAEGAFLFALTRKRLAHQQKWPILARIRSASQHAEPNGAPQLLEWGTDEGEPSYLAADAAPALIRTVESGTSETEIGARDRGPRLTVTTATETTATPPSPRPATPPSTSDISPGETPIPVERHTPVTRRVNLTPTGPELPAIPPHGVVLVSSAELANQLSERIHRTGASLLSTDPATPSGVATVVDPSAPDLGTALDVIEQASPHIRIIASSWETTRSWPTPPPQPLLRLPELAVLVCQRLGTRLRDGSVAALLLDTLRTENPHPHLTLISGFLRSLRHELSAPVWAVDTNAELGNALDELQRESTADDERTLALYRNGARHLERLRPLPAAATRELIVDSSSVVVATGGARGITAVALTALARQARPKLWLLGSTPLDQTIPPELSDATEEELPKLRARYLDEARRGEPDRTIPELNARFDQLLRAREVSATLDNLRGLLGDQRVRYLRCDVTDPDEVRHAATTINAEDGHVDLLVHAAGRNRSAALESKTLSDYRAVRDPKVTGYHNLKAAFRDPEPRYWCNFGSALGTVGLDGETDYVPANEYLATAARHTDRCGSGTEFTIGWSLWGEAGMRANIPESAAKHLPEPITNTKGATDFLTELSAARPPEAYALHLPDHTGYAPTAPLTGQPETSEGTDTVGRGVLAEPEHHDADRATWSWRADPGRDGFLLEHVIAGKPVVPGQVMVALAGEAAMATVPGTVVRGWREVRFDHFAFALSRGEPVTYGIRAELLERDTPTHRVRVTVLSDVVAPDGRILQHDREHCRAEVILGSPRTPPTWQSPPVPAGTVRTVDPFTRPESEISLSGIFRTTTAVTVDQHGGRGRWVPRIDSTDGLSALRLPALLLDSLLRIRSFVTTGDNEITTMIPLRIGRLDLYTTDNDVRLAHRHPAGIELHHHADSGVCTAATADGHMLVHMSDIDAQTATTMPLVEP; the protein is encoded by the coding sequence ATGATCACCGACTTCACCGGCAAGGTCGTTCTGGTAACGGGCGGGGCCAAGGGCGTCGGAGGTGCTATCAGCACCGTCTTCGCCCGCAGCGGCGCACACGTGATCGTCAACTACTTCCATTCCGCCGACGAGGCGCGCGAGCTGGTGTCCACCATCAATGACGACACGCCCGGCTCCGCGGAGACGCTGCGGGCCTCGGTCGCCCGCCGCGCGGACGTGGCGGAGATGTTCGCCGAGGTTCGGCACCGTCACGCCGGGCTCGACGTGCTGGTCAACAATGCCGCCCGCGGTGCCATGGAGTCGATCGGACGTACCGAGGACGCGGAGTGGTCACGAGTGCTCGACGTCGACCTGCACGGAACCCGGTGGTGCGTCGAGCACGCGGTGCCCCTGCTGGAGACGCGCGGCGGTGGGGCGGTCATCAGCCTCTCGGCCATCGCCGCCCAGTACGCCTTCGGGAACTTCGCTCCGGGCGGAGCGGCGAAGGCCGCCATGGAATCCTTGAGCCGCCACCTCGCCGCCGAACTCGCACCCGCCCGGATCCGGGTGAACGTGGTCTCCAGCGGACTCCTCGACAACGACACTCTTCCCCTGTTCCCCGATAGCGACCGAATGGCCGCCACGATCACTGCCGGTACCCCGCTGGGGCGACTGTCTACTGAGGATGACCTCGCCGGCGCCACGCTGTTTCTGGCCTCCCCACTGGCGGCGGGCATCACCGGCCAGACCCTGGTCGTCGACGGCGGTCTGACCCTGTTCAACGCCAGTCTGTCTCCCCCACGCAACGGGCCACCGGCGTGGACCACGACGTCACCCGCGCGACAACGCGGACTCCTCCCCGCAACGCGGGAAACCCCCACCAAGGACGTCGAGACCGACAACAAGGCCGAGCCGACAACCGCGGGAGAGCCTGCTCGGAATCGCTCCCCGCAGCGGGATCGCACCGCTGAGGACCGACTGGTCGCGGTAGTGGGGACCGGACTGGTCGCGCCAGGGGCCAACGGTCCCGAGGAGTTCTGGAACCTGCTCGACCAACCCGAAGACGCCTTCGGCGAGCCACCCCGCTTCAACGTGGACCACATCCACTCAGCCGACCCGGACGCCGAGGACAAAGGGTACTCCCGGCTGTTCGGGTTCATCCACGACTTCCAACCGCACCCCACACTCGCGGCGGAGCTCGCCGAGGAGCACTGGTCGCGGCGGGATCTCGCACCGCTGTTCCTGCGACACGCACTGCTACAGGCTCGGGAAGGAATCACGATCGGCCGGGACACCCGTTGCGGGCTGTACGCCGGAGCCTGGACCGGCAGCAGCCACAGCCTCGAGGATTCCCTGCTGGTCCACGCGGGAGCCCGTGGCGCAGCGGCCCGGCTGTCCGGTGACGGGAACGAGGAGCGGCTACGCGAGGTGCTGCGCCGCCATTTCCGCCATGCCAGTACGCGTCCCCGAAGCTGCCTGCCCGACACGGTGCTGCGTACCGCGATGAGCGGTCTGCTGCCGGAGAGCTCCGACACGTTGGCCGTGGACACCGCCTGCTCCTCCTCACTGTACGCGGTGGACATCGGAGTCAAGAACCTGCTGTCCGGCCGCTGCGATCTGGCCATGTGCGGCGGAACCGGCACAGCCGACCGGCGGGTCATGGTGCTGTTCTCCAAGCTGCGCGGTCTGTCACGGACGGGGGAGGTACGTGCCTTCGACGCCGACGCCACCGGTGTGCTGTTCAGCGAATGCGCCGGCATCGTGGCGCTGAAACGGCTGTCCGACGCTCGTGACGACGGCGACGAGGTTCTGGGGGTACTGACCGGATTCGGTGGGGCCTCCGACGGCAGTGGGCAGGCGATCGCCGCTCCCAGCGAGACCGGCCAGGGCCTGGCGATCGACCGGGCCCGCACGGTCAACAAGACGAGCGACGAGGACGTCGGTTGGGTGGTCGGGCACGGCACCGGCACCGTGGCTGGCGACACCGTTGAACTGCGAACCCTCGCCCACCGCTCGCGAGCCGGTGGCCTGCCCGTGACCTCCAACAAGTCCCTGGCCGGACACGGCGGCTGGAGCGCGGGAGTCCTCTCCCTCGTCCACGCCCTGCTCGGACTGCGGCACAACCGCATCCCGGCACAGCAGCATTTCGGCACCCTGCCCCCGGAGGTGCCCGCGGACAAGATCGCGGTCCCCACCACCGACGTCACCTGGAACGACAACCCTGACTCGCCGGGGGTGGTGGGTGTGTCCGGGTTCGGCTTCGGCGGCACCAACGCTCACCAGCTCGTGCGCGCGCCGGAGCTGCCCAGCACCGAACCACTTCCGAGCTCCGGGCCGTCCCCGATCGAGGACGAGATGGTGCTGGTCGCCTGGAGCGCCCACCTGCCCGGCCACCCCGACCACGACACCGTTCGGCGCTGGCTGACCGGTGGTGGCCACGCACCACCCCGGACCTTCGGCGAAGAATACCCCCTGCCGCCGGTACCGGTCCGCCGCCTGCCCGATGCCACGGCCCGCAGCATCGACCGCTGCCAGCTCATGGCTTTGGAAGTCGCCCATCGCTTCACCAGCGAGCACGGCGAACTGTGGGCCGAGCACCGCGACACCACCGGAGTCATCGCCGCCCACATGGGACCACCCCGCGCGATGGCCGACTACACCCTGCGTGTGGGAACCGACGAACTGCTGGCGGCCGTGCGGTGGGCAAGCGACCGCCCGGAGGAGGACGAGCAGGCCATGCGCGAGTTCCTGCGCGCCCACCGGGAAACCGTGCCCGCCTCCAACGAGGAGTCGATGCCGGGGGTGATGACCAACATCGTCGCCTCTCGTATCCCGAACCGGTTCGACCTGCACGGGCCGTCCATGACCGTCGACGCCGGCCACGCCTCGACCCTGGCCGCTCTCGACGTCGCCGGGCAGTACCTGAGCACCGGCGAGCTCGATCTCGCCCTCGTGCTGGGCGCCAACGGCAACACCACCCCGGAGATGGCCGAGATCGCCGAACTCCCACAACATCAGCTGGCCGAAGGCGCGTTCCTGTTCGCACTGACCCGGAAAAGGCTCGCCCACCAGCAGAAATGGCCGATCCTGGCCCGCATCCGCAGTGCGTCCCAGCACGCCGAGCCGAACGGAGCCCCACAGCTCCTGGAATGGGGTACCGACGAGGGCGAGCCCAGCTACCTGGCGGCCGACGCGGCACCGGCGCTGATCCGTACCGTCGAATCCGGCACCTCGGAAACCGAGATCGGCGCCCGCGACCGCGGTCCGCGCCTCACCGTAACGACGGCAACGGAGACCACAGCAACCCCACCTTCGCCACGACCCGCCACACCGCCATCCACATCCGATATTTCCCCGGGTGAGACACCGATACCGGTCGAGCGCCACACTCCGGTGACCCGACGTGTCAACCTGACCCCCACCGGCCCGGAACTCCCGGCCATCCCCCCGCACGGTGTGGTGCTCGTCAGCTCGGCGGAGCTGGCCAACCAGCTCTCCGAGCGGATCCACCGCACCGGCGCGAGTCTGCTGTCCACCGACCCGGCCACGCCGTCCGGTGTGGCCACCGTCGTCGACCCTTCCGCTCCGGACCTCGGCACCGCCCTCGACGTCATCGAACAGGCGAGTCCACACATCCGGATCATCGCCTCCTCGTGGGAAACCACCCGGTCATGGCCGACCCCACCACCGCAGCCGCTGCTTCGGCTGCCGGAGTTGGCGGTGCTGGTCTGCCAACGGCTGGGAACCCGGTTACGCGACGGCTCCGTGGCCGCACTGCTGCTGGACACCCTTCGAACGGAGAATCCACACCCGCACCTGACCCTCATCAGCGGCTTCCTCCGAAGCCTGCGCCACGAACTGAGCGCACCGGTGTGGGCGGTGGACACCAACGCCGAGCTGGGAAATGCCCTCGACGAGCTCCAGCGGGAATCCACCGCCGACGACGAGCGCACCCTGGCCCTGTACCGCAACGGCGCCCGACACCTCGAACGGCTCCGGCCCTTGCCGGCCGCCGCCACGCGAGAGTTGATCGTGGATTCCTCCTCGGTCGTCGTGGCCACGGGCGGGGCCCGCGGCATCACGGCCGTGGCGCTCACCGCGCTCGCCCGCCAGGCACGGCCCAAGCTGTGGCTGCTGGGCAGCACCCCACTGGACCAGACCATACCGCCTGAACTCAGCGACGCCACCGAAGAAGAGCTGCCGAAGCTTCGCGCTCGTTACCTGGACGAGGCTCGGCGTGGCGAACCCGACCGAACGATCCCCGAACTCAACGCCCGCTTCGATCAACTCCTACGCGCCCGCGAGGTCAGCGCCACCTTGGACAACCTCCGAGGACTGCTCGGCGACCAGCGCGTGCGCTACCTGCGCTGCGACGTCACCGACCCGGACGAGGTCCGGCACGCCGCCACCACGATCAACGCCGAAGACGGGCATGTCGACCTGCTCGTGCACGCGGCCGGCCGCAACCGCTCCGCGGCCCTCGAATCGAAAACCCTGAGCGACTACCGCGCCGTCCGCGATCCCAAAGTCACCGGTTACCACAACCTCAAAGCGGCCTTCCGCGACCCCGAGCCCCGCTACTGGTGCAACTTCGGCTCCGCCCTCGGCACGGTCGGGCTCGACGGTGAAACCGACTACGTCCCGGCCAACGAGTACCTGGCCACAGCCGCGCGCCACACCGACCGGTGTGGCAGCGGTACGGAGTTCACCATCGGCTGGAGCCTGTGGGGTGAGGCCGGCATGCGTGCCAACATCCCGGAATCGGCAGCTAAACATCTGCCGGAGCCGATCACCAACACCAAAGGCGCCACCGACTTCCTCACGGAGCTCAGCGCCGCACGCCCGCCCGAAGCGTATGCTCTGCACCTACCGGACCACACCGGGTACGCCCCCACCGCACCGCTGACCGGCCAGCCCGAAACGAGCGAGGGCACCGACACGGTGGGCCGCGGCGTGCTGGCCGAGCCCGAGCACCACGACGCCGACCGGGCCACGTGGTCCTGGCGAGCGGATCCCGGGCGTGACGGCTTTCTGCTGGAACACGTCATCGCGGGCAAACCCGTGGTGCCCGGGCAAGTCATGGTCGCGCTGGCCGGGGAAGCCGCCATGGCGACAGTGCCCGGCACCGTCGTTCGCGGGTGGCGGGAAGTTCGCTTCGACCACTTCGCCTTCGCGCTGTCCCGAGGCGAACCCGTCACCTACGGCATCCGTGCCGAACTCCTGGAACGGGACACACCGACACATCGCGTGCGGGTCACGGTCCTGTCCGACGTGGTCGCTCCCGACGGACGGATCCTGCAACACGATCGCGAACACTGTCGTGCCGAAGTCATCCTCGGCTCCCCGCGCACACCACCCACGTGGCAGTCCCCACCCGTCCCGGCAGGCACCGTCCGCACCGTCGACCCCTTCACCAGGCCGGAATCCGAGATCAGCTTGAGCGGGATCTTCCGCACCACCACCGCTGTCACCGTCGACCAGCACGGAGGACGGGGGCGATGGGTCCCCCGGATCGACAGCACCGACGGGCTCTCCGCGCTGCGGCTGCCCGCCCTGCTGCTGGACTCGCTGCTGCGAATCCGCTCGTTTGTCACGACCGGGGACAACGAGATCACTACCATGATCCCGTTACGGATCGGCCGCCTCGATCTCTACACCACCGACAACGATGTGCGGCTGGCCCACCGGCACCCGGCCGGAATCGAGCTGCATCACCACGCGGACTCCGGTGTATGCACCGCGGCAACGGCCGACGGGCACATGTTGGTTCACATGTCGGACATCGACGCCCAGACCGCGACCACCATGCCCCTCGTCGAACCCTGA
- a CDS encoding acyl-CoA thioesterase — translation MSTTFDIEHTVTADDTDYAGNVFFADFLKWQGHSRDRFLMRYAPAFLEELNSARTVVTIRCQCEYLLGITVADAVSIRLSIPTVYFNLATLRFAYHLLAPDDTDPLIARGEQQVACVRRDGNENVPAGWPREVLRAAEELGGDVSRAFVD, via the coding sequence GTGAGCACCACCTTCGACATCGAACACACCGTCACCGCCGACGACACCGACTACGCCGGGAACGTCTTCTTCGCGGATTTCCTCAAGTGGCAGGGCCACAGCCGTGACAGGTTCCTCATGCGATACGCACCGGCCTTTCTCGAGGAGCTCAACAGTGCGCGGACAGTGGTCACCATCCGCTGTCAGTGCGAATACCTCCTCGGGATCACAGTGGCCGACGCAGTCTCCATCCGGCTGTCCATTCCCACCGTGTACTTCAACCTCGCCACCTTGCGTTTCGCTTACCACCTGCTCGCACCCGACGACACCGACCCGTTAATCGCACGTGGTGAACAACAGGTCGCCTGCGTGCGCCGCGACGGAAACGAGAACGTTCCCGCGGGATGGCCCCGAGAAGTACTGCGGGCAGCCGAGGAGCTGGGCGGCGACGTATCCCGGGCATTCGTCGACTAG
- a CDS encoding carboxymuconolactone decarboxylase family protein, with protein sequence MELHQDNRLPLLDVEDLSPAGVELREKIISTFHGTFDVVDSDEHMLGPFNAALYSPELHDLVVRLATTSMTSTSLSGREREIAVLTLAVQRDADYIWYAHERVARAAGLPESVLRRIESQQPLNTLDRREQTVQRISHSLVSRTNVPDSLYEEAVEVLGYRSLVELVTVVGTYELIALHLATFRCHSPDGAPGDHILLGED encoded by the coding sequence ATGGAACTCCACCAGGACAACCGGCTACCCCTGCTCGACGTCGAGGACCTCTCACCCGCCGGGGTCGAACTGCGCGAGAAGATCATCAGCACCTTTCACGGCACGTTCGACGTGGTCGACAGTGACGAGCACATGTTGGGGCCCTTCAACGCCGCGCTGTACTCCCCGGAACTCCACGACCTCGTGGTACGGCTGGCCACCACGTCGATGACCAGCACCAGCCTCTCCGGCCGTGAACGGGAGATCGCGGTGTTGACCCTCGCGGTCCAGCGCGACGCCGACTACATATGGTATGCGCACGAACGAGTGGCACGCGCCGCCGGACTTCCGGAAAGCGTTCTGCGCCGCATAGAATCCCAGCAACCGCTGAACACGCTGGACCGACGGGAACAGACCGTCCAGCGGATCAGTCATTCGTTGGTTTCCCGCACAAACGTGCCCGACAGCCTCTACGAGGAGGCTGTGGAGGTGCTCGGGTACCGAAGTCTGGTCGAGTTGGTCACCGTGGTCGGTACCTACGAGCTCATCGCCCTGCACCTGGCCACGTTCCGCTGCCACTCCCCCGACGGAGCCCCCGGTGACCACATCCTCTTGGGAGAGGACTGA